The Microbacterium horticulturae genome has a window encoding:
- a CDS encoding carbohydrate ABC transporter permease, with amino-acid sequence MTGSSVGIADAAMTGVPAPGAPRAEAAWRRRDRRWGYVFVAPQMIGMGVFVLVPFIAALVLAFAQWDGLTPLSWVGFDNFKTELTDPLFGRALVNTMLIAVVTVPIGLGLAVIVAVALERLKTRTLYLALFFAPVITSSIAVAMIWQQLFRTDGIISRTIAAAFHVPAPDWLADPHLALIAVCIVTIWSSLGLNVVIFLAGLQNISPSVIEAARIDGAGAVALFFRIRLPLLSPVIFFSSIIAFISSLQTFDIVFVLVANAGPDNATRTIVYHIYDLGFGKTQFGVASAASILLLILTLVITAIQFGFQKRFVHYEEGAA; translated from the coding sequence GTGACCGGGTCCTCCGTCGGCATCGCGGACGCCGCGATGACCGGAGTGCCGGCGCCGGGCGCGCCTCGTGCAGAGGCCGCCTGGCGCCGACGCGACCGCCGCTGGGGCTATGTCTTCGTCGCGCCGCAGATGATCGGGATGGGCGTTTTCGTGCTCGTCCCGTTCATCGCCGCCCTCGTGCTCGCCTTCGCGCAATGGGACGGCCTGACGCCCCTGAGCTGGGTGGGCTTCGACAACTTCAAGACCGAGCTGACCGACCCGCTGTTCGGGCGGGCGCTGGTCAACACCATGCTCATCGCCGTGGTCACGGTGCCGATCGGGCTGGGGCTGGCTGTCATCGTCGCCGTGGCGCTCGAGCGGCTGAAGACCCGCACGCTCTACCTGGCGCTGTTCTTCGCCCCGGTGATCACCAGCAGCATCGCCGTCGCCATGATCTGGCAGCAGCTGTTCCGCACCGACGGCATCATTTCGCGCACGATCGCGGCGGCCTTCCACGTGCCTGCCCCCGACTGGCTCGCCGACCCGCACCTGGCGCTGATCGCCGTGTGCATCGTGACGATCTGGTCATCGCTGGGTCTGAACGTCGTCATCTTCCTCGCGGGCCTGCAGAACATCTCGCCGAGCGTCATCGAGGCCGCACGCATCGACGGTGCCGGCGCCGTGGCCCTGTTCTTCCGCATCCGCCTGCCGCTGCTATCGCCGGTGATCTTCTTCTCGTCGATCATCGCGTTCATCAGCTCGCTGCAGACGTTCGACATCGTCTTCGTACTCGTGGCCAACGCCGGCCCCGACAACGCCACGCGCACGATCGTCTACCACATCTACGATCTTGGCTTCGGCAAGACGCAGTTCGGCGTCGCCAGCGCGGCATCCATTCTGTTGCTGATCCTGACGCTGGTGATCACCGCGATCCAGTTCGGGTTCCAGAAGCGGTTCGTGCATTACGAGGAGGGCGCGGCATGA
- a CDS encoding carbohydrate ABC transporter permease, which translates to MSTPKPRLTDGTLAAATDSTRALTAPGTSFRPHARPGRTKRRVTATILHVVLLLAGLAMVYPFVWMLVTAFKGLPQLLNQPLSFWPNPWQPQNFIDAWNDAPFGQAYANSIYIAILVVIGTLITASMAGYAFARIKFRGSRVMFVMFLATQMIPMQVTLIPFYLLMAKFGWVDSHLSLIVPAALANPFAVFLMRQFVLSLPKELEEAALVDGAGRWRVFWSIVLPNLRPGLGALAIIVALGTWNNFLLPLVMLNSQNLFTVPLLLQSFQGQFGSINYGLIMAASAVATIPMLVAFVIGQRQILNSMAASGLGGR; encoded by the coding sequence ATGAGCACCCCCAAGCCCCGGCTGACCGACGGCACGCTCGCGGCGGCGACCGACTCCACGCGGGCGCTGACCGCCCCCGGCACGTCCTTCCGGCCGCACGCGCGCCCCGGACGCACGAAACGCCGCGTGACCGCGACGATCCTGCACGTCGTGCTGCTGCTGGCGGGGCTGGCGATGGTGTATCCGTTCGTGTGGATGCTGGTGACGGCGTTCAAGGGGCTACCGCAGCTACTCAACCAACCGCTGAGCTTCTGGCCGAACCCGTGGCAGCCGCAGAATTTCATCGACGCGTGGAACGACGCCCCGTTCGGCCAGGCGTACGCGAACAGCATCTACATCGCGATCCTCGTCGTGATCGGCACGCTCATCACCGCGTCGATGGCCGGCTACGCGTTCGCGCGCATCAAGTTTCGCGGCTCACGCGTCATGTTCGTCATGTTCCTGGCCACGCAGATGATCCCGATGCAGGTCACACTCATCCCCTTCTATCTGCTCATGGCCAAGTTCGGGTGGGTCGATTCGCACCTGTCGCTGATCGTCCCGGCGGCGCTGGCGAACCCGTTCGCCGTGTTCCTCATGCGGCAGTTCGTGCTGTCGCTGCCGAAGGAGCTCGAAGAGGCCGCCCTCGTCGACGGCGCCGGCCGCTGGCGCGTCTTCTGGAGCATCGTGCTGCCCAACCTGCGCCCCGGCCTCGGCGCCCTGGCGATCATCGTGGCGCTGGGCACATGGAACAACTTCCTGCTGCCGCTGGTCATGCTCAACAGCCAGAACCTGTTCACCGTGCCGTTGCTGCTGCAGAGCTTCCAGGGGCAGTTCGGCTCGATCAACTACGGGCTGATCATGGCCGCGTCGGCCGTGGCGACGATCCCCATGCTCGTCGCGTTCGTCATCGGCCAGCGGCAGATCCTCAACAGCATGGCCGCGTCCGGCCTGGGCGGGCGATGA
- a CDS encoding amylo-alpha-1,6-glucosidase, whose amino-acid sequence MIPAEQAARHLDLVQAPFTLPSSRLLVFRENDATGQDAAADARALRVHTAEYERPLRACRVIDRLEVRDADSELVPVREVRPDRIVFAGGGTLTFAGPGALSVCAPPGGTIAWTLPDGTRHTHAGAVRLHVSADRTMTAETQRHHDDALDATAAVWADWFGRCPHVRDDLQEMTAFCWWVLGANIVGLPRLGDVRAVVPSKIGYVGLWQWDAYFIAAGLRHGDPALAREQLELALRFPTPTGQLADVVHEEGTLASSDDLPIADRAHLRRDGSAIADPEAPIPLTKPPLTAWALRAVLEVSPDDAWARRMLSVIERSQDWWFTYSDADADGMPEYAHPYSSGLDDSPIFDGRLPVASPDLGAYLVRQDLDLALLCEQLGTGDAASHRRRAQRTMGLLARMWHPERRAFLAEGRPTDAITGLMPLLTGMLDAPTVDALVAALDDPARFATSWAVPTVAAGDDDFDPERMWRGPVWVNTNVLVAEGLERSGHPERARRLREQTVQLVMHAGGPHEYFTPDTGCKAPTATTAFGWSAALFVDLAVRLSA is encoded by the coding sequence ATGATCCCCGCCGAGCAGGCCGCGCGCCACCTCGATCTCGTGCAGGCGCCGTTCACCCTGCCGTCGTCGCGCCTGCTCGTGTTCCGTGAGAACGACGCGACGGGGCAGGATGCCGCGGCCGACGCGCGCGCTCTGCGCGTGCACACTGCCGAGTACGAGAGGCCGCTGCGCGCCTGCCGCGTCATCGACCGGCTCGAGGTGCGCGATGCCGACAGCGAGCTGGTGCCGGTGCGCGAGGTGCGCCCCGACCGCATCGTGTTCGCCGGCGGCGGGACCCTGACGTTCGCCGGCCCCGGAGCGCTGAGCGTGTGCGCACCACCCGGCGGCACCATCGCCTGGACGCTGCCCGACGGCACCCGGCACACGCACGCCGGCGCCGTGCGCCTCCACGTGAGTGCCGACCGCACGATGACCGCCGAGACCCAACGACACCACGACGACGCCCTCGATGCGACCGCGGCGGTATGGGCGGACTGGTTCGGCCGCTGCCCGCACGTGCGCGACGATCTACAGGAGATGACCGCGTTCTGCTGGTGGGTGCTCGGCGCGAACATCGTCGGCCTGCCTCGCCTGGGCGACGTGCGCGCCGTGGTGCCATCGAAGATCGGGTACGTCGGCCTGTGGCAGTGGGACGCCTATTTCATCGCCGCCGGCCTGCGCCACGGCGACCCGGCGCTGGCCCGCGAGCAGCTCGAGCTCGCGTTGCGCTTTCCCACTCCCACCGGGCAACTGGCCGACGTCGTGCATGAAGAGGGCACGCTCGCCTCGAGCGATGACCTGCCCATCGCCGATCGCGCGCACCTGCGCCGCGACGGCTCGGCCATCGCCGACCCCGAGGCGCCGATCCCACTGACCAAGCCGCCTCTGACGGCCTGGGCGCTGCGCGCCGTGCTCGAGGTCTCACCCGATGATGCGTGGGCCCGGCGGATGCTCTCGGTCATCGAACGATCGCAGGACTGGTGGTTCACCTACTCCGACGCCGACGCCGACGGGATGCCGGAATACGCGCATCCCTACTCGTCCGGTCTCGACGACAGCCCGATCTTCGACGGCCGACTACCTGTCGCCTCCCCTGACCTCGGGGCTTACCTCGTGCGGCAAGACCTCGACCTGGCGCTCCTGTGCGAGCAACTGGGCACCGGCGATGCGGCATCCCACCGCCGCCGCGCGCAGCGCACGATGGGTCTGCTTGCGCGCATGTGGCACCCTGAGCGGCGGGCGTTCCTGGCCGAGGGGCGTCCGACCGATGCGATCACCGGTCTCATGCCGCTGCTGACCGGGATGCTCGATGCGCCCACGGTCGACGCACTGGTGGCCGCGCTCGACGACCCCGCACGTTTCGCCACGTCCTGGGCTGTGCCCACGGTCGCAGCCGGCGATGACGACTTCGACCCCGAGCGCATGTGGCGCGGCCCGGTGTGGGTGAACACCAACGTGCTCGTGGCCGAGGGACTCGAGCGCTCGGGCCACCCCGAGCGCGCCCGGCGACTGCGCGAGCAGACCGTGCAGCTGGTGATGCACGCCGGCGGCCCGCACGAATACTTCACACCCGATACCGGGTGCAAGGCCCCCACCGCCACCACCGCCTTCGGCTGGTCGGCGGCGCTGTTCGTCGATCTGGCCGTGCGCCTGTCGGCGTGA
- a CDS encoding GntR family transcriptional regulator codes for MAIERKNLRMQVRDELLAWMRSGRVRPGEGINEVQLANEIGVSRTPLREALIWLESDGQIESENGKGFRFAPLSKAEFEELAPVMATLEGLALRLSPLDELKTLGVRLGEMAAAFTQEEVEHSLVVSKDDEWHTLMLSACPNGRLLTIIETVRGAFHRYESLLVPSDATIHRVSAEHAEIARCLAAGDVPGAVDALEINWMHGATRILANASSTYFTD; via the coding sequence ATGGCAATCGAGCGGAAGAACCTGCGCATGCAGGTGCGCGATGAACTGCTGGCCTGGATGCGCTCGGGCCGCGTGCGGCCGGGCGAGGGCATCAATGAAGTGCAGCTCGCCAACGAGATCGGCGTGAGCCGCACTCCGCTACGCGAAGCGCTGATCTGGCTCGAGAGCGATGGGCAGATCGAGAGCGAGAACGGCAAGGGGTTCCGCTTCGCGCCGCTGAGCAAGGCCGAGTTCGAAGAGCTCGCGCCCGTCATGGCGACCCTGGAGGGGCTCGCGCTGCGGCTGAGCCCGCTCGATGAGTTGAAGACGCTCGGCGTGCGTCTGGGTGAGATGGCAGCCGCCTTCACACAGGAAGAGGTCGAACATTCGCTGGTCGTCTCCAAGGACGACGAGTGGCACACACTCATGCTCTCGGCGTGCCCGAACGGGCGCCTGCTCACGATCATCGAGACCGTACGCGGCGCGTTCCATCGGTACGAGTCGCTGCTCGTGCCGAGCGACGCGACGATCCACCGCGTCTCGGCCGAACATGCCGAAATCGCCCGGTGCCTGGCCGCGGGAGATGTGCCCGGCGCCGTCGACGCGCTCGAGATCAACTGGATGCACGGGGCCACTCGCATCCTCGCCAACGCCTCGAGCACCTACTTCACCGACTGA
- a CDS encoding beta-galactosidase, which translates to MTRNPRPFDLGALAYGGDYNPDQWSEDLWAEDIALMQEAGVNIVTLPVFSWPQLETSPGVYDWAWLDRIIDLLWAGGIHVDLATATATPPSWLLRAHPEMLPMDADGRRLAFGSRQAYCPSSPVWHENVARLTRAMAERYGEHPAVVLWHVSNEYGDHTARCWCPESSRHFRRWLQERYGTLERLNDAWGVNVWGQRYTDWEHIEAPRRAPGPINPTQLLDFERFSSDALLDLFRLEVDILHAATPDIPVTTNFMSMFRELDYWRFAEVEDLVTDDAYPDPADSASHVGAAWNYGLMRSLKAGRPWLLLEQSASAVSWRDVNVPKPDGKLRSDSLQAIAHGSDGAMFFQWRQARYGQEKFHSAMLGQRGARSRTFAQAKALGAELTRLAPVRGTRVRSRAAIIVDWDAWWGSTAAESLPSQRLNWARQVRAYHRALHALGHPVDAVRATGPFDGYDLVLAPNLYIADAAQVQALTAFVEQGGHVVVGPFSGVVDTEEKVHPGGAPGPLRALLGVEVDEQWPIADGQHGQITCGADTLGFTAWAEWLEAGDAEVRGTYGGGDLDGRPAITRRAQGAGSAWYISAMLDDDALQTVFRDVLADAGLPARERVDQSLDAVTRSDAHTDYTFVLNHGRTPLQVVVPEGHDLLTDTAVAGVMQLPAFGAAVIAAPRADGIPFLTLTDSPHTQGGHA; encoded by the coding sequence ATGACCCGGAACCCGCGCCCGTTCGATCTGGGGGCGCTCGCCTACGGCGGCGACTACAACCCCGATCAGTGGAGCGAAGACCTCTGGGCCGAAGACATCGCGCTCATGCAGGAAGCCGGTGTGAACATCGTGACGCTGCCGGTGTTCAGCTGGCCGCAGCTGGAGACCTCCCCCGGCGTCTACGACTGGGCCTGGCTCGACCGCATCATCGATCTGCTATGGGCCGGGGGCATCCACGTCGACTTGGCCACCGCGACGGCCACGCCACCTTCGTGGCTACTGCGTGCACACCCCGAGATGCTGCCGATGGATGCCGACGGCCGGCGCCTCGCGTTCGGCTCGAGGCAGGCGTACTGCCCGAGTTCGCCGGTGTGGCACGAGAACGTGGCGCGCCTGACCCGGGCGATGGCCGAGCGCTACGGTGAGCACCCCGCCGTCGTGCTGTGGCATGTCTCCAACGAGTACGGCGACCACACCGCCCGCTGCTGGTGCCCAGAGTCGTCTCGCCACTTCCGTCGCTGGTTGCAGGAGCGCTACGGCACGCTCGAGCGCCTCAACGACGCGTGGGGCGTGAACGTGTGGGGCCAGCGCTACACCGACTGGGAGCACATCGAGGCCCCTCGGCGCGCCCCCGGGCCCATCAACCCGACGCAGTTGCTCGACTTCGAGCGCTTCTCATCCGACGCACTGCTGGACCTGTTCCGGCTCGAGGTCGACATCCTGCACGCCGCGACGCCCGACATCCCGGTCACGACGAACTTCATGAGCATGTTCCGCGAACTGGACTACTGGCGCTTCGCCGAGGTCGAAGACCTCGTCACCGACGACGCCTACCCCGATCCCGCCGACTCCGCCTCGCACGTGGGCGCGGCCTGGAACTACGGGCTCATGCGGTCGCTGAAGGCCGGTCGGCCGTGGCTGCTGCTCGAGCAGTCGGCGAGCGCCGTCAGCTGGCGCGACGTGAACGTGCCCAAGCCCGACGGCAAGCTGCGCAGCGACAGCCTGCAGGCGATCGCGCACGGATCTGACGGGGCCATGTTCTTTCAGTGGCGCCAGGCGCGCTACGGGCAAGAGAAGTTCCATTCCGCGATGCTCGGCCAGCGCGGCGCACGCTCGCGCACGTTCGCGCAGGCAAAGGCACTGGGCGCCGAGCTGACGCGCCTGGCCCCGGTGCGCGGCACCCGGGTGCGCAGCCGAGCAGCCATCATCGTCGACTGGGACGCATGGTGGGGCTCGACCGCGGCCGAGTCGCTGCCGTCGCAACGATTGAACTGGGCGCGCCAAGTGCGCGCGTACCACCGCGCGCTGCACGCGCTGGGCCACCCCGTCGACGCGGTGCGCGCGACCGGGCCGTTCGACGGCTACGACCTTGTGCTCGCCCCTAACCTCTACATCGCCGACGCCGCGCAGGTCCAGGCTCTGACGGCGTTCGTCGAACAGGGCGGTCACGTGGTGGTCGGGCCGTTCTCAGGCGTCGTCGACACCGAAGAGAAGGTGCACCCCGGTGGTGCGCCCGGGCCGCTGCGAGCGCTGCTGGGCGTCGAGGTCGACGAACAGTGGCCGATCGCCGACGGGCAGCACGGGCAGATCACTTGCGGTGCTGACACCCTGGGCTTCACCGCATGGGCCGAGTGGCTCGAGGCTGGTGACGCCGAGGTGCGCGGCACCTACGGCGGCGGCGACCTCGACGGCCGGCCGGCGATCACCCGCCGCGCGCAGGGCGCCGGCAGCGCCTGGTACATCAGCGCGATGCTCGACGACGACGCGCTGCAGACGGTGTTCCGCGACGTGCTGGCCGACGCGGGCCTGCCGGCGCGAGAGCGCGTCGACCAATCGCTCGATGCCGTGACCCGCTCCGATGCGCACACCGACTACACGTTCGTCCTCAATCACGGGCGCACCCCGCTGCAGGTCGTCGTGCCCGAGGGGCACGACCTGCTCACCGATACCGCGGTGGCGGGGGTGATGCAGCTGCCCGCGTTCGGCGCCGCTGTCATCGCCGCGCCCCGTGCCGACGGCATCCCGTTTCTCACCCTGACCGATTCTCCGCACACGCAAGGAGGGCACGCATGA
- the gcvPA gene encoding aminomethyl-transferring glycine dehydrogenase subunit GcvPA, translated as MSTAFTHPYIPNTAEATKAQMLTTVEASSVDEFYADVPDRLRLHRALNLPEPLPAEQDLARHVRGILAANRSTDEVLSFLGAGTYNHYVPAVVDEVIRRSEFLTAYAGEPYEDHGRFHALFEYQSLMGELLAMDVVNVPTYDGFQAAATGIAMAGRMTGRARVLQVSDVLPEKQSKVRDFVRARMHVEVVPCQGGLADLDALTAELGDDVAAVWVETPSATGALETRLREIADAAHAVGAVVMVGTDPIGYGVLAPPALAGADIVTGDIQSLGLHQWFGGAHAGFIAVHDDPRFVMELPSRLFGLATTDVPGEYGFGDVAYERTSFALREEGKEWVGTASALWGIAAGVYLALMGPAGMAELGELLLARTRYAQQALAAVDGIRLGDDAVHLREFTVRFADTTAAAVIEALRADGIEPGVAVGDDTLLVCVTEMTSQADIDRLAASLARLSAPASASALKEQHA; from the coding sequence ATGAGCACCGCGTTCACGCACCCCTACATCCCGAACACCGCCGAAGCGACGAAGGCACAGATGCTCACCACGGTGGAGGCGTCATCCGTCGACGAGTTCTACGCCGACGTGCCTGACCGGCTGCGCCTGCACCGCGCGCTGAACCTGCCGGAGCCGCTACCGGCAGAGCAGGACCTGGCCCGGCACGTGCGCGGCATCCTCGCAGCGAACCGTTCGACCGACGAGGTTCTGAGCTTTCTCGGCGCGGGCACGTACAACCACTACGTGCCGGCAGTGGTCGACGAGGTGATCCGCCGCAGCGAGTTCCTCACGGCGTACGCGGGCGAGCCGTATGAAGACCACGGCCGCTTCCACGCACTGTTCGAGTACCAGTCGCTCATGGGCGAGCTGCTGGCGATGGATGTCGTGAACGTGCCGACCTATGACGGCTTTCAGGCCGCGGCCACCGGCATCGCGATGGCCGGGCGTATGACCGGGCGCGCTCGCGTGCTGCAAGTGTCTGACGTGTTGCCCGAGAAGCAGTCGAAGGTGCGCGACTTCGTGCGTGCCCGCATGCACGTCGAGGTCGTCCCGTGCCAGGGGGGGCTGGCCGACCTCGACGCTCTCACGGCCGAACTCGGCGACGATGTGGCCGCGGTCTGGGTCGAGACGCCGAGTGCGACGGGTGCGCTCGAGACGCGCCTGCGTGAGATCGCGGATGCCGCGCACGCAGTCGGCGCGGTCGTCATGGTCGGCACGGACCCGATCGGGTACGGCGTGCTGGCCCCGCCGGCGCTCGCCGGCGCCGACATTGTCACCGGCGACATCCAGTCACTGGGCCTGCACCAGTGGTTCGGCGGGGCGCATGCCGGCTTCATCGCCGTGCACGATGACCCTCGGTTCGTCATGGAGCTCCCCTCGCGTCTGTTCGGCCTGGCCACGACAGATGTGCCCGGCGAGTACGGGTTCGGCGACGTCGCCTACGAGCGCACCTCGTTCGCACTGCGCGAGGAGGGCAAGGAGTGGGTGGGCACCGCCTCGGCCCTATGGGGCATCGCCGCCGGCGTCTACCTCGCCCTCATGGGCCCAGCCGGCATGGCCGAGCTCGGCGAGCTGTTGCTGGCCCGCACCCGTTACGCGCAGCAGGCGCTGGCCGCCGTCGACGGCATCAGGCTCGGCGACGACGCCGTGCATCTGCGCGAGTTCACGGTGCGCTTCGCCGACACCACCGCCGCCGCCGTCATCGAGGCGCTGCGCGCCGACGGCATCGAGCCCGGCGTCGCCGTGGGCGACGACACGCTGCTGGTTTGCGTCACCGAGATGACCTCGCAGGCCGACATCGATCGGCTCGCGGCATCCCTCGCCCGCCTTTCCGCCCCCGCATCCGCTTCCGCACTCAAGGAGCAGCACGCATGA